From Pseudorca crassidens isolate mPseCra1 chromosome 7, mPseCra1.hap1, whole genome shotgun sequence, a single genomic window includes:
- the CLIC3 gene encoding LOW QUALITY PROTEIN: chloride intracellular channel protein 3 (The sequence of the model RefSeq protein was modified relative to this genomic sequence to represent the inferred CDS: substituted 1 base at 1 genomic stop codon): MAETAKPGCLSSPALLKEKPLGGGHVAGREQCRDPVEAGVNAAEEGLCQAASVPRSADPIGALALLQPLGSGRPRGSWVCSLLRRPSTPPIQASEDSESVGHRPSCQRPHDPASQGVSFTLATVDPAAAGTLPCAHRSPDVLKDFAPGSQLPVLLYDGDAKTDTLQIEEFLEETLGPPEXGFPSLAPRYKESTAAGNDVFHKFSAFIKNPVPALDNDEEALYQHLLCALAKLDSYLRAPLEHELAREPQLRESRHRFVDGDQLTLVDCGLLPKLHTVNGSAGPGGAKLGGADPRGDPDRAPRPQTVCAHFRQAPIPSELRGVRRYPDNALQEKEFNYTCPHSAEILAAYRPAVRPR; this comes from the exons ATGGCTGAGACCGCCAAGCCAGGCTGTTTGTCAAG CCCAGCCCTCCTGAAGGAAAAGCCCCTGGGGGGCGGGCACGTAGCAGGCAGGGAGCAGTGCCGAGACCCGGTGGAGGCTGGGGTCAATGCAGCAGAAGAGGGGCTGTGCCAGGCAGCCTCCGTGCCTAGATCTGCCGACCCCA TTGGAGCCCTAGCCTTGCTCCAACCTCTTGGCAGTGGGAGGCCGCGGGGCTCCTGGGTGTGCTCCCTGCTCCGACGCCCCTCTACGCCTCCCATCCAGGCAAGCGAGGACAGCGAGAGCGTGGGTCACCGCCCTTCTTGTCAGAGGCCCCACGATCCTGCTTCTCAAGGCGTGTCCTTCACACTCGCCACCGTGGACCCCGCAG CCGCTGGCACCCTGCCTTGTGCCCACAGGTCCCCAGATGTGCTGAAAGACTTTGCCCCGGGTTCACAGCTGCCCGTCCTGCTGTATGACGGCGACGCCAAAACGGACACGCTGCAGATTGAGGAGTTTCTGGAGGAGACGCTGGGCCCCCCAGAATGAGG ATTCCCCAGCCTAGCGCCCAGATACAAGGAGTCCACCGCGGCGGGCAATGACGTCTTTCACAAATTCTCCGCCTTCATCAAGAACCCGGTGCCCGCGCTGGACAATGATGAGGAGG ccctgtaCCAGCATCTGCTGTGCGCCCTCGCCAAGCTGGACAGCTACCTGCGCGCGCCCCTGGAGCACGAGCTGGCGCGGGAGCCGCAGCTGCGCGAGTCACGCCACCGGTTTGTGGACGGCGACCAGCTCACGCTGGTCGATTGCGGGCTGCTGCCCAAGCTGCACACCGTGAACGGGAGCGCCGGGCCAGGGGGGGCAAAGCTGGGCGGGGCGGACCCTCGAGGAGACCCCGACCGCGCCCCTCGCCCGCAGACGGTGTGCGCGCACTTCCGCCAGGCGCCCATCCCCTCTGAGTTGCGCGGCGTCCGCCGCTACCCGGACAACGCCCTGCAGGAGAAAGAGTTCAACTACACGTGTCCACACAGCGCCGAGATCCTGGCGGCCTACCGGCCCGCCGTGCGCCCCCGCTAG